In Campylobacter sp. VBCF_01 NA2, one DNA window encodes the following:
- a CDS encoding molybdopterin-containing oxidoreductase family protein: MRELKITRRNFLKMASSVAVASTAGITGLPNPLMAKTHKNSPELSNLLEYDEGVKTPNYCEMCFWNCGVNVFTREGKIHKIEGNKLNPYNYGTICAKGNAGVYSTYDPDRLKYPMIRVGKRGEGKWKKVSWDEAFDFVHENLEKIIDKYGAKSIAAFAHGSCSSYFHKFASLLGTPNVSYASFSECRGSRAIGWSLTFGGGGIGGHENYDMANTKYMILFGRNMAGAIQVREARDFMEGLANGAKLVYVDPRQSESAVRAHKWLRIKPGCDMALALALIHVIIRDNLANMEFINKYCYGFDKLARHVKQYTPKWAEEICGIKAETIEEVAWEFARFAPHVLAIAPRRFSRYANDTQTARAIAILNAIMGNYGVKGGTWVNQSINLAKLPKDDEAPAVREPRADGVGTRWPFNPPNLGLSGEIYRATLSEQPYPIKAWLTYDTNPLGHTAVEANGVMKSIEKLDFIMSIDTQMNDFCAYCDIVLPESTYLEKDDGPYIQKYDVPFVAVRKAAIKPLYDTKHVFDIVRGICKRFDMDEYFTISPSDAINNFVNSLSPEDKEKFEKDGILCDYLADAYPQSSGKPLSFPTSTGKIHLYNPDMEKMYEEYGDVCAPLPTWVAPPQPKEGEFRLLFGRGPAHSHARSQNNKLLLELEDDSPIWINPDDAANLGLKTGDKVIMINAKTGLKSKPQNIKITKRITKGNVFIHHGFGHVSKEWSNGFDKGISDVYFCSNDIDPVSGCSGLNNGFVRLERA; the protein is encoded by the coding sequence ATGAGAGAGCTTAAAATAACAAGACGAAATTTCCTAAAAATGGCTTCTAGCGTCGCAGTTGCCAGCACGGCAGGTATCACAGGGCTTCCAAATCCGCTAATGGCAAAAACGCACAAAAATTCGCCCGAGCTTTCAAATTTATTAGAATACGACGAAGGCGTAAAAACTCCAAATTACTGCGAAATGTGCTTTTGGAATTGTGGCGTAAATGTTTTTACAAGAGAGGGCAAAATTCACAAAATCGAAGGAAACAAGCTAAATCCATACAATTACGGCACGATTTGCGCTAAGGGAAATGCAGGGGTTTATTCTACTTACGATCCAGATCGCTTAAAATACCCGATGATTAGAGTCGGCAAACGGGGCGAAGGCAAATGGAAAAAGGTCAGCTGGGACGAAGCGTTTGACTTCGTGCATGAAAATTTAGAAAAAATCATCGACAAATACGGCGCAAAAAGCATTGCAGCCTTTGCTCATGGAAGCTGTTCTTCTTATTTTCACAAATTTGCTAGCTTGCTTGGCACTCCAAATGTAAGCTACGCTTCATTTTCTGAGTGTCGTGGCAGTAGAGCGATTGGCTGGTCTTTGACATTTGGCGGCGGCGGTATCGGGGGTCATGAAAACTACGACATGGCAAACACCAAATATATGATTTTATTTGGCAGAAATATGGCAGGAGCGATTCAAGTCAGAGAAGCAAGAGATTTTATGGAAGGCCTAGCAAATGGCGCAAAACTTGTCTATGTAGATCCACGCCAGAGCGAAAGTGCCGTTAGAGCGCACAAATGGCTTCGCATAAAACCGGGGTGCGATATGGCACTAGCACTAGCGCTAATCCATGTCATAATTAGAGATAATCTAGCAAATATGGAATTTATCAATAAATACTGCTACGGCTTTGATAAACTAGCCCGTCATGTCAAACAATACACCCCAAAATGGGCAGAAGAAATTTGCGGTATAAAGGCTGAAACTATTGAAGAAGTAGCGTGGGAATTTGCCAGATTTGCTCCACATGTCCTAGCTATCGCACCGCGTAGATTTTCAAGATACGCAAACGACACGCAAACAGCAAGAGCAATTGCGATTTTAAATGCGATTATGGGAAATTACGGCGTAAAGGGCGGAACTTGGGTAAATCAAAGTATAAATTTAGCTAAGCTCCCAAAAGATGATGAAGCACCGGCTGTAAGGGAGCCAAGGGCTGATGGCGTTGGCACAAGGTGGCCGTTTAATCCGCCAAATTTAGGACTAAGTGGCGAAATTTATCGCGCGACTTTAAGCGAACAACCATATCCGATAAAAGCGTGGCTGACCTACGATACAAATCCATTAGGACACACGGCAGTCGAAGCAAACGGCGTCATGAAATCAATCGAAAAGCTAGATTTTATTATGTCGATAGATACACAGATGAACGATTTTTGCGCATATTGCGACATAGTTTTGCCTGAAAGCACATATTTAGAAAAAGACGACGGCCCATATATCCAAAAATACGATGTGCCGTTTGTGGCTGTAAGAAAGGCTGCGATTAAGCCGCTATACGATACTAAGCATGTTTTTGACATAGTGCGTGGGATTTGCAAACGCTTTGATATGGACGAGTATTTTACCATTTCGCCAAGCGACGCGATAAATAATTTCGTAAATTCACTCAGCCCCGAAGATAAAGAAAAATTTGAAAAAGACGGCATTTTGTGCGATTATTTAGCCGATGCGTATCCGCAAAGTAGCGGAAAACCACTAAGCTTCCCGACAAGCACGGGCAAAATTCATCTATACAACCCTGATATGGAAAAAATGTATGAGGAATACGGCGATGTCTGCGCGCCACTGCCTACTTGGGTAGCACCGCCACAGCCAAAAGAAGGCGAATTTAGACTTTTATTTGGTAGAGGCCCTGCTCACTCACATGCAAGAAGCCAAAATAACAAGCTCTTACTCGAACTTGAAGATGATAGCCCGATTTGGATAAATCCTGATGATGCTGCAAATTTAGGTTTAAAAACTGGCGATAAAGTCATAATGATAAATGCTAAAACAGGGCTCAAATCAAAACCGCAAAATATAAAAATCACAAAGCGAATAACCAAAGGCAATGTCTTT
- a CDS encoding efflux RND transporter permease subunit has protein sequence MFSKFFINRPVFASVISIIIVIAGTICLFIAPVEEYPQLTPPQISVTATYSGADAQTISDTVASPLENAINGVDDMIYMSSSSSSSGRANISVFFKVGTDPQEALVNVNNRVNPALTTLPAEVQRMGVSVTERSSSILSAFFFYDPTGQMSPLEIQNYVSINVVDELKRVSGVGDAQALGTKDYSMRIWVNPGLMAKHNVVSSDIIAAIREQNSQYPAGKLGEQPNDLGNPYVYAIQPEGRLKTVEEFENVIIRASDDGKFLRVKDVARVELGAESLIINGKYQGYDATPVFIYQQNGANAIATLDAVTARLEQLKQNFPGALTYSNGYDTTEFVKVSIEEVIHTFIEAMILVVLVIYMFLGNFRATIIPMLAVPVSICGAFIGIYAFGFSINLITLFALVLAIGIVVDDAIIVIENVERILHEERNLSVKEATIKAMDEIVSPVISIVLVLAAVFVPVAFMEGFVGVIQRQFALTLVSSVVFSGFVALTLTPALCALLLRKKEAEPFWLVRKFNEFFDFSTRLFSAGVAKILRHVILSLCLVGIIIFVMLELFKITPGGLVPAEDKGYVMGFSTLPSARPLVATEKHMDFLRGTLSQNPNVEAITTIAGFDMMAGGARENSGVFFSKLKPWGVRPEANQSAQSIANALTGQLFVMDRSAMTFALTPPPINGLSMTGGFEVYAENTTGKNYQQIADDMARIVAKASQNPALQNVRSTLDVNFPQYNLSLDKEKIKMLGISIPDIFTTINSTIGQYYINDFNLLGKTYRVYMRAEQLFRDTPNDLRTLYVRSASGNLVSLDSVVNLERAKGPDIVDRFNGFPAARLMGDPAPGYTSGQAIDAIRDTILGEFPTGYTLGWSGTAYQEVNAAGTGAKAFAFGLLFVFLILAAQYERWLMPMAVLTAVPFSVFGALLFTWARGLNNDIYFQIGLILLIGLAAKNAILIVEFAMQEYQHGGKSIAEAAISAAKMRFRPIVMTSLAFGLGVLPMVLATGAGSASRHALGTGVLGGILAASTIAIFFVPLFFYLLESFNAWLDKRKIKSEEKDEN, from the coding sequence ATGTTTTCTAAATTTTTTATCAATCGCCCAGTTTTCGCAAGCGTTATTTCGATTATTATCGTTATTGCTGGAACGATTTGTCTATTTATCGCCCCTGTGGAGGAATACCCGCAACTAACCCCGCCTCAAATTTCAGTTACAGCCACATATAGTGGCGCAGACGCGCAGACTATCTCAGATACCGTCGCTTCGCCACTAGAAAACGCAATTAACGGCGTCGATGATATGATTTATATGAGTTCATCATCTAGCTCGTCAGGTAGGGCAAATATCAGCGTGTTTTTCAAGGTCGGCACCGATCCGCAAGAAGCACTCGTAAATGTAAATAACAGAGTAAATCCAGCCCTAACCACGCTTCCAGCCGAAGTGCAAAGAATGGGCGTTAGCGTTACGGAGCGTTCATCATCTATACTTTCTGCGTTTTTCTTTTATGACCCAACAGGTCAAATGAGCCCACTTGAAATCCAAAACTATGTCAGCATTAATGTCGTCGATGAGCTAAAACGCGTTAGCGGTGTGGGCGACGCGCAGGCCCTTGGCACGAAGGATTACTCAATGAGAATTTGGGTAAATCCAGGACTTATGGCCAAACACAATGTCGTATCATCTGACATAATCGCAGCCATTAGAGAGCAAAACAGCCAATACCCAGCCGGAAAGCTAGGCGAGCAACCAAACGATTTAGGTAACCCTTATGTCTATGCAATCCAGCCAGAGGGGCGTTTGAAAACGGTCGAAGAGTTCGAAAATGTAATCATTAGAGCCAGTGATGATGGTAAATTTTTGCGTGTAAAAGATGTCGCTAGGGTCGAGCTTGGGGCTGAGAGCCTTATCATCAATGGTAAATACCAAGGATACGACGCAACGCCAGTTTTCATCTATCAACAAAACGGCGCAAACGCCATTGCTACGCTTGATGCTGTGACTGCGCGTTTAGAGCAGTTAAAGCAAAATTTTCCAGGTGCGCTGACTTATAGCAACGGATACGACACGACAGAATTTGTCAAGGTTTCTATCGAAGAGGTTATTCATACTTTTATCGAAGCGATGATTTTGGTCGTTTTGGTTATTTATATGTTCTTAGGAAATTTCCGCGCGACGATTATTCCAATGCTAGCGGTGCCAGTATCTATTTGTGGCGCGTTTATCGGAATTTACGCTTTTGGATTTTCGATAAATTTAATTACCCTTTTCGCCCTAGTTTTGGCTATCGGTATCGTCGTCGATGACGCTATTATCGTTATCGAAAATGTGGAGAGAATTTTGCATGAAGAGCGAAATTTAAGCGTCAAAGAGGCCACGATTAAGGCAATGGACGAGATTGTAAGTCCGGTAATTTCAATCGTGCTTGTTTTGGCGGCGGTTTTCGTGCCAGTTGCTTTTATGGAGGGCTTTGTCGGCGTTATCCAAAGACAATTCGCGCTCACACTTGTCTCATCTGTGGTTTTCTCCGGATTTGTCGCCCTTACTCTAACCCCTGCGCTGTGTGCGCTTTTACTTCGTAAAAAAGAGGCCGAGCCGTTTTGGTTAGTGCGTAAATTTAACGAATTTTTCGATTTTTCAACCCGCCTTTTCTCAGCAGGTGTTGCAAAAATTTTGCGCCATGTGATTTTATCGTTGTGCCTTGTGGGAATTATTATTTTTGTGATGTTAGAGTTATTTAAAATTACTCCGGGCGGACTTGTGCCAGCCGAGGATAAAGGCTATGTAATGGGCTTTTCGACACTTCCGTCGGCTAGACCTTTGGTAGCTACTGAAAAGCACATGGATTTCTTGCGTGGCACACTTTCACAAAACCCAAATGTCGAAGCAATCACCACAATCGCGGGATTTGATATGATGGCAGGTGGTGCTAGGGAAAATTCAGGCGTATTTTTCTCTAAACTCAAACCTTGGGGGGTCCGTCCTGAGGCAAACCAATCAGCCCAATCAATCGCAAACGCGCTAACTGGACAGCTTTTTGTCATGGATAGAAGCGCGATGACCTTTGCCCTAACCCCACCTCCAATCAATGGTCTATCAATGACTGGTGGATTTGAAGTGTATGCAGAAAATACTACGGGCAAAAACTATCAACAAATCGCCGATGATATGGCGCGAATAGTCGCCAAAGCTTCGCAAAATCCAGCTTTGCAAAATGTCCGCTCTACGCTAGATGTAAATTTCCCGCAATACAATCTAAGCCTAGATAAGGAAAAAATCAAAATGCTTGGAATTTCAATCCCTGATATTTTTACGACGATAAATTCGACTATCGGACAATACTACATAAACGATTTTAACCTTTTGGGTAAGACATACCGCGTCTATATGAGAGCAGAACAGCTCTTCCGCGATACGCCAAATGATTTAAGGACGCTTTATGTGCGCTCGGCTAGTGGAAATTTGGTTTCGCTTGATTCGGTTGTAAATTTAGAACGCGCCAAAGGCCCTGATATCGTCGATCGTTTTAATGGTTTCCCAGCAGCTAGACTTATGGGCGATCCTGCCCCTGGATATACTTCTGGTCAGGCAATTGACGCTATTAGAGATACGATTCTGGGCGAATTCCCTACTGGATACACACTTGGCTGGTCAGGCACGGCTTATCAAGAGGTAAATGCAGCAGGAACTGGCGCAAAGGCATTTGCGTTTGGACTTTTGTTTGTATTTTTGATTTTGGCGGCGCAGTATGAGAGGTGGCTAATGCCAATGGCGGTTCTTACAGCCGTGCCATTTAGCGTGTTTGGTGCGCTTTTATTCACATGGGCTAGGGGATTAAATAACGATATATATTTTCAAATCGGACTTATTTTGCTTATCGGACTTGCGGCAAAAAATGCGATCTTAATCGTCGAATTTGCTATGCAAGAGTATCAACACGGCGGAAAAAGTATCGCAGAAGCGGCGATTAGTGCAGCAAAAATGCGTTTTAGACCGATTGTTATGACATCTTTGGCTTTTGGTCTTGGTGTTTTGCCTATGGTACTTGCCACAGGAGCAGGTTCTGCTAGTCGCCACGCGCTAGGAACTGGCGTGCTTGGTGGAATTTTGGCTGCTTCGACGATAGCGATTTTCTTCGTGCCGCTATTTTTCTACCTTTTGGAGAGCTTTAATGCGTGGCTAGATAAGCGAAAAATAAAATCAGAGGAAAAAGATGAAAACTAA
- the nrfD gene encoding NrfD/PsrC family molybdoenzyme membrane anchor subunit has protein sequence MTKVAKTPKFGLLFLSLALCAVGLIGICSVFLNGQEASYNVSREVPLGLLLMGYAFFVGISVGVATIATADHLFGFHAFSKISRHLQLLAIAALLAAFWLIFWELGSPFKLQVLRFVRYYFNFAVESPIWWMSTFYLIETPLLIIELILMLKNSEKASFYAGIVAFIMGIIAFSTLSMVFAVNSARPIWHTPSFTISFILGALICGISVIFAFVILSKKALNERILRNLNILMFLLLLAVLFINFWNAVISSYGAGSYLAKNFEVFTNGNLSFNFYFFEICIGILLPMILLILSKFQNLKISFLAGILAIIGVFFARFDGIVGGQLVRVESEFLGKIEFGSYCPSVAEITIFISGIGVMLFIYALGKTFLNLESEK, from the coding sequence ATGACAAAAGTCGCCAAAACCCCGAAATTTGGGCTTCTTTTTCTATCACTTGCGCTGTGCGCAGTGGGGCTTATTGGGATTTGTAGCGTGTTTTTAAATGGCCAAGAGGCTAGCTACAATGTCAGCCGCGAGGTTCCGCTTGGGCTTTTGCTTATGGGATATGCCTTTTTTGTGGGCATTAGCGTGGGAGTTGCCACAATCGCTACGGCTGATCATCTCTTTGGATTTCACGCATTTTCTAAAATTTCACGCCATTTACAGCTTTTAGCTATTGCTGCGCTTTTAGCGGCATTTTGGCTGATTTTTTGGGAGCTTGGAAGCCCGTTTAAACTGCAAGTTTTGCGCTTCGTGCGATATTACTTTAATTTCGCAGTAGAAAGCCCGATTTGGTGGATGAGCACTTTTTATCTCATCGAAACTCCGCTTTTAATAATCGAGCTAATTTTAATGTTAAAAAACAGCGAAAAAGCTTCGTTTTACGCAGGAATTGTCGCATTTATAATGGGAATAATCGCTTTTAGCACACTTTCAATGGTCTTTGCCGTAAATTCAGCTAGACCAATCTGGCATACGCCAAGCTTTACCATTTCATTTATTTTAGGAGCTTTGATTTGTGGCATAAGCGTGATTTTTGCCTTTGTAATTTTAAGCAAAAAAGCCCTAAATGAGCGAATTTTGCGAAATTTGAATATTCTTATGTTTTTGCTTCTTTTGGCTGTTTTATTTATAAATTTTTGGAACGCAGTGATTTCAAGCTATGGCGCAGGAAGTTATTTGGCAAAAAATTTCGAAGTTTTTACAAACGGAAATTTGTCGTTTAATTTCTATTTTTTTGAAATTTGCATTGGAATTTTGCTGCCGATGATTTTGCTTATTTTGTCTAAATTTCAAAATTTAAAAATTTCATTTTTGGCTGGAATTTTAGCCATTATCGGCGTATTTTTTGCTAGGTTTGACGGCATTGTGGGCGGTCAGCTAGTAAGAGTAGAGAGCGAATTTTTAGGCAAGATAGAGTTTGGCTCATACTGCCCAAGCGTGGCAGAAATCACGATTTTTATCTCAGGCATTGGCGTAATGCTCTTTATTTACGCACTTGGAAAAACATTTTTAAATTTGGAGAGTGAAAAATGA
- a CDS encoding efflux transporter outer membrane subunit: protein MKTKILLGILTGALISGCSFKPDMPVRHIEYRSGYEATNVSQMWWKSYNDTQLNALIDSALANNSDLMLALNNIERARLNLGLSKLEYLPNIGISGSAMRQNNYANMPDSNSHASYAISAPLSYEIDFWGRVRNSVGASAAQYMGTKYDYETAKNTITSAVASSYFTLLSLKEQERILTKSLKSYEQTQNYRKKELEAGAINQITLSQASAAVQNAKASLIAVQNQISQVQTSLAILAGKSYDGVVNPQILTAAKLPNAPQIPSGVPSDVLLHRPDVAKALEDLRASNFLVGVAKAGYFPTISLTGAFGYASSDFDRLISSTTSSWSIGGSLVGPLLDFGRTKKRVDIANVDQNSSFIAYDKALKTALGDVKDALTTLKNAKERKKAMNDLLSSQRKIYKDATELYNAGYSSHLEFLDAQRNLLNTELAKVGADLEELEASVNAYKALGGGFSISDEELKEILGADADTAPDMSAVPIDRIFR from the coding sequence ATGAAAACTAAAATTTTACTAGGAATTTTAACTGGCGCACTGATTAGTGGTTGTAGCTTTAAGCCTGATATGCCAGTTCGTCATATCGAGTATAGATCTGGATACGAGGCGACAAATGTGAGCCAAATGTGGTGGAAAAGCTACAACGACACCCAGCTAAATGCGCTAATTGATAGTGCTTTGGCGAATAATTCTGATTTAATGCTGGCTTTGAATAATATCGAGCGCGCAAGGCTAAATTTGGGTCTAAGTAAGCTTGAATATCTGCCAAATATCGGAATTTCAGGCTCTGCAATGCGCCAGAATAATTATGCTAATATGCCTGATTCAAATTCTCACGCTTCTTACGCGATTTCAGCGCCACTTAGCTATGAGATTGATTTTTGGGGTAGGGTGCGAAACAGCGTGGGTGCTAGCGCGGCGCAGTATATGGGGACTAAATACGATTATGAAACAGCTAAAAACACAATCACTAGCGCGGTTGCAAGCTCGTATTTCACGCTTTTATCCCTAAAAGAGCAAGAAAGAATTCTAACTAAATCGCTTAAAAGCTACGAGCAGACGCAAAATTACCGCAAAAAAGAGCTAGAAGCTGGCGCGATAAATCAAATCACGCTTAGCCAAGCAAGTGCTGCTGTGCAAAACGCCAAAGCAAGCCTAATCGCCGTGCAAAACCAAATTTCTCAGGTGCAAACCTCGCTTGCGATTTTAGCCGGCAAAAGCTACGACGGGGTCGTAAATCCGCAAATCCTCACAGCCGCAAAACTGCCTAATGCTCCACAAATCCCAAGTGGCGTGCCAAGTGATGTTTTGCTTCATCGCCCAGATGTGGCAAAGGCCTTGGAGGATTTGCGCGCTAGCAATTTCCTAGTCGGCGTTGCCAAGGCAGGGTATTTCCCGACTATCTCGCTAACTGGGGCGTTTGGCTATGCAAGTAGCGATTTTGATAGGTTGATTAGCTCGACTACCAGCTCGTGGAGTATCGGTGGCTCGCTCGTGGGACCTTTGCTTGATTTTGGGCGAACTAAAAAGAGGGTCGATATCGCAAATGTCGATCAAAATTCATCTTTTATCGCTTATGATAAGGCGCTAAAAACGGCTCTTGGCGATGTCAAAGACGCCCTAACTACGCTTAAAAACGCAAAAGAACGCAAAAAAGCGATGAACGATTTGCTAAGCTCGCAACGCAAAATTTACAAAGACGCGACCGAGCTTTACAACGCTGGATATTCTAGCCATTTAGAATTCCTAGACGCGCAACGCAATCTTTTGAACACAGAACTTGCCAAAGTGGGCGCTGATTTGGAAGAGCTAGAAGCTAGCGTAAATGCTTACAAAGCGCTTGGCGGGGGATTTAGCATAAGCGACGAGGAGCTAAAAGAGATTTTAGGGGCTGATGCCGATACTGCGCCTGATATGTCTGCTGTGCCGATAGATAGGATATTTAGGTAA
- a CDS encoding efflux RND transporter periplasmic adaptor subunit, translating into MKKIFSLIATLALLSGCSYFEKKEEGAGGGAKGAGGMPPLQVAVFKAQKSDVPIALKFNGETASDLDVTLKSQVSGTIEKQLFTPGVRVEKGEGLYEIDKSRYQAIFNSAKASLNNASADYERARKLKASNTISAREFDGAKSAYEVAKANFERAKIDLDNALVKAPFDGIVGDTQKDTGSFVGVGENLVRLTKLNPIYVKFGISDTDKMKIDRNLASSDWYMKNTKATISFNDKIYEGNVVFIDSVVDSATASVSAKAQFNNLNYEIQPGIYTRISVDGFVQKDGFQIPQIAVLQDLSNSIVYVVDANNTVAKKIVKVIAQDSTTMTISEGLSEGDLIVLDNFSKIQVGAKVTPLPPETDATKAR; encoded by the coding sequence ATGAAGAAAATTTTCTCACTAATTGCGACGCTAGCACTGCTTAGCGGATGTTCGTATTTCGAAAAAAAAGAAGAGGGCGCAGGAGGGGGTGCCAAGGGCGCTGGCGGTATGCCGCCGCTTCAAGTAGCTGTTTTTAAAGCCCAAAAATCCGATGTTCCAATCGCACTAAAATTTAACGGCGAAACCGCGAGCGATTTAGATGTAACGCTAAAATCACAGGTTTCTGGCACGATAGAAAAACAGCTTTTCACCCCTGGCGTGCGCGTAGAAAAGGGCGAGGGGCTCTATGAAATCGACAAATCCCGCTACCAAGCGATTTTTAATAGCGCAAAAGCTAGCCTAAACAACGCTAGCGCAGATTACGAGCGCGCTAGGAAATTAAAGGCGAGCAATACCATTTCAGCGCGCGAATTTGACGGCGCAAAATCAGCTTACGAAGTGGCTAAGGCAAATTTCGAACGGGCGAAAATCGACCTTGATAATGCCCTTGTCAAAGCCCCGTTTGACGGTATTGTAGGCGATACGCAAAAAGACACTGGCTCGTTTGTGGGCGTGGGTGAAAATCTAGTCAGACTTACAAAACTAAATCCAATTTATGTGAAATTTGGAATTTCTGATACCGATAAGATGAAAATTGATAGAAATTTAGCCAGCAGCGATTGGTATATGAAAAATACAAAGGCTACAATTTCCTTTAATGACAAAATTTATGAAGGAAATGTAGTTTTCATCGATAGCGTCGTAGATAGCGCGACTGCGAGCGTGAGCGCCAAAGCGCAATTTAACAACCTAAATTATGAAATTCAACCAGGAATTTACACTAGAATTTCAGTCGATGGTTTCGTGCAAAAAGATGGCTTCCAAATTCCGCAAATCGCAGTTTTGCAAGATTTAAGCAACTCTATCGTTTATGTCGTAGATGCAAACAACACTGTGGCTAAAAAAATCGTAAAAGTTATAGCTCAGGATTCTACGACGATGACCATTTCAGAGGGTTTGAGCGAGGGCGATTTGATTGTTTTGGATAATTTTTCAAAAATTCAAGTTGGTGCTAAGGTAACCCCGCTTCCGCCAGAAACAGACGCGACAAAGGCTAGGTAG
- a CDS encoding sulfurtransferase — protein MKLLTSSLLAAACTCAFALDLPQNKVVDVEWLKANLADKDLVLIDLQEGEGYGAGHIKGAVAWKEADFREARGEMPGFIASPTTVERLFQKSGIKDTSAVVFYNDAKAAPDYTLSTLALFVSEYYGLTNTAILNGGIDAWKKAGGELSTEAVTPEKSDFKITKFNKDIVATAYDIDEAVVTNSVALIDGRIEAQYSGEKAHPKAAKAGHLEGVDGNIFIGKLAKENDGVFYINTDKEAVGELFKTAGLDPNAPQIWYCNTGWHASGGWFATKYIMGNDKVKNYEASMVEYSNLPKRKVLKGDEK, from the coding sequence ATGAAATTACTTACTTCATCATTACTAGCGGCTGCTTGCACATGCGCATTTGCCCTAGATTTACCACAAAACAAGGTCGTAGATGTCGAGTGGCTAAAAGCGAATTTGGCTGATAAAGACCTAGTTTTAATCGACCTTCAAGAAGGCGAAGGATACGGCGCAGGTCATATCAAAGGTGCAGTTGCTTGGAAAGAGGCTGATTTCAGAGAGGCAAGAGGCGAAATGCCAGGATTTATCGCTTCTCCGACTACGGTTGAGAGATTATTTCAAAAAAGCGGTATCAAAGATACTAGCGCAGTAGTTTTCTATAACGACGCAAAAGCCGCTCCTGATTATACGCTTTCAACTTTGGCTCTATTCGTATCTGAATACTACGGACTTACAAACACAGCGATTTTAAACGGCGGAATTGACGCTTGGAAAAAAGCTGGTGGCGAGCTAAGCACAGAGGCCGTCACACCAGAAAAAAGCGATTTTAAAATCACTAAATTTAACAAAGACATCGTTGCGACTGCTTACGATATCGACGAGGCTGTGGTTACAAACAGCGTAGCGCTAATTGACGGCAGAATCGAAGCTCAATACTCTGGCGAAAAAGCTCACCCAAAAGCAGCCAAAGCAGGGCACTTAGAGGGCGTTGATGGAAATATCTTTATCGGCAAACTTGCCAAAGAAAACGACGGCGTTTTTTATATCAACACCGATAAAGAAGCTGTTGGCGAGCTATTTAAAACAGCAGGTCTAGATCCAAACGCACCACAAATTTGGTATTGCAACACAGGCTGGCACGCAAGTGGTGGCTGGTTTGCGACAAAATATATCATGGGAAATGACAAAGTCAAAAACTACGAAGCAAGCATGGTCGAGTATTCGAACTTGCCAAAAAGAAAAGTGCTAAAAGGCGATGAAAAATAA
- a CDS encoding molecular chaperone TorD family protein, producing the protein MKNNQISIDCLDLCADLLAFPAEGWREKYCALGEFANGEFAKRFNKFSNFKFNDLKTPNLDEIISNYIFYFDLNSAKFGTSLLAGVWLDKKMFGESYNEICKFYEICGFVVEKNCDHASNLLAFCAILAEQGEWEKFLKFTKFLDFLEPLSKNLANFENLKEFEFILNFAKFLISNLKEQR; encoded by the coding sequence ATGAAAAATAATCAAATTTCGATTGATTGCCTAGACTTATGCGCCGACCTGCTCGCTTTTCCAGCGGAGGGTTGGCGCGAGAAATACTGCGCGCTTGGCGAATTTGCAAACGGCGAATTTGCCAAGCGCTTCAATAAATTTTCAAATTTCAAATTTAACGATTTAAAAACGCCAAATTTAGACGAAATTATCAGCAATTACATTTTTTATTTTGATTTAAACTCAGCCAAATTCGGCACTTCGCTTCTAGCTGGGGTGTGGTTAGATAAAAAAATGTTTGGCGAGAGTTATAATGAAATTTGCAAATTTTATGAAATTTGTGGTTTTGTGGTAGAAAAAAACTGCGACCACGCCTCAAATTTACTCGCATTTTGCGCGATTTTAGCAGAGCAGGGCGAGTGGGAAAAATTTTTGAAATTTACTAAATTTTTAGACTTTTTAGAGCCTTTGAGTAAAAATTTAGCAAATTTTGAAAATTTAAAAGAATTTGAGTTTATTTTAAATTTTGCCAAATTTTTAATATCAAATTTAAAGGAGCAAAGATGA